Proteins found in one Miscanthus floridulus cultivar M001 chromosome 4, ASM1932011v1, whole genome shotgun sequence genomic segment:
- the LOC136552702 gene encoding uncharacterized protein isoform X1, whose translation MFNNVCYLLLKCILSMGKEKKDGNADVGSRQKYKTWTDDSTEFMLQRYIDYLKEKPATSTWKQHHHHMCAEALNARFGLAATTQQVDRHFRAFKEKWNRIKVAMDKSGYGFDSGSCKFNIHYSEKSPSKLGPGKYNYLARPIKFFHLMEELFGESAKANGSLAIDQCTVDAKDDNNRSGSDEVYTPEHAENDSDTIALRCTPLVGSSFSIKRKNKKSPGKKHVKDNAKRARATGDDEIATSIAMLAKSIASSCPATTDPYASGGKHMDALTNLVLFWVFWTCFMSSAYELVYMVRILVSRCIILAQ comes from the exons ATGTTTAATAATGTTTGTTATTTACTTTTAAAATGTATTCTTAGCATGGGTAAGGAAAAGAAAGATGGGAATGCAGATGTTGGATCTCGTCAGAAGTACAAAACATGGACTGATGACAGCACCGAGTTCATGCTTCAGCGGTATATTGACTACCTGAAGGAAAAACCTGCTACCTCTACGTGGAAGCAACACCACCACCATATGTGCGCAGAAGCTTTAAATGCTAGATTTGGACTTGCAGCTACCACACAACAAGTTGATCGCCATTTTAGGGCATTCAAGGAGAAGTGGAATAGGATAAAAGTAGCTATGGACAAGAGTGGCTATGGTTTTGATTCAGGATCGTGCAAGTTCAATATTCACTATTCAGAGAAATCACCTTCCAAGCTTGGG CCTGGAAAATACAACTATCTTGCTCGACCTATTAAATTTttccatcttatggaagagcTATTTGGAGAATCTGCCAAAGCTAATGGATCCTTGGCTATTGACCAGTGCACTGTGGATGCTAAAGATGATAATAATAGATCAGGGAGTGATGAAGTATATACTCCTGAACATGCTGAGAATGATTCAGACACTATTGCTCTTAGATGCACACCACTTGTAGGCTCTAGTTTCAGCATTAAACGAAAGAATAAGAAGTCGCCTGGGAAGAAGCATGTAAAGGATAATGCAAAACGTGCTAGAGCAACAGGGGATGATGAAATAGCTACAAGTATTGCTATGCTTGCCAAATCTATCGCATCAAGTTGCCCTGCAACTACAGATCCGTATGCTTCAGGTGGAAAGCATATGGATGCATTGACTAATCTGGTGTTATTTTGGGTATTTTGGACATGCTTCATGTCGTCAGCATATGAACTTGTTTATATGGTTAGGATTTTAGTATCTCGTTGTATTATTTTAGCACAATGA
- the LOC136552702 gene encoding uncharacterized protein isoform X2: MGKEKKDGNADVGSRQKYKTWTDDSTEFMLQRYIDYLKEKPATSTWKQHHHHMCAEALNARFGLAATTQQVDRHFRAFKEKWNRIKVAMDKSGYGFDSGSCKFNIHYSEKSPSKLGPGKYNYLARPIKFFHLMEELFGESAKANGSLAIDQCTVDAKDDNNRSGSDEVYTPEHAENDSDTIALRCTPLVGSSFSIKRKNKKSPGKKHVKDNAKRARATGDDEIATSIAMLAKSIASSCPATTDPYASGGKHMDALTNLVLFWVFWTCFMSSAYELVYMVRILVSRCIILAQ, encoded by the exons ATGGGTAAGGAAAAGAAAGATGGGAATGCAGATGTTGGATCTCGTCAGAAGTACAAAACATGGACTGATGACAGCACCGAGTTCATGCTTCAGCGGTATATTGACTACCTGAAGGAAAAACCTGCTACCTCTACGTGGAAGCAACACCACCACCATATGTGCGCAGAAGCTTTAAATGCTAGATTTGGACTTGCAGCTACCACACAACAAGTTGATCGCCATTTTAGGGCATTCAAGGAGAAGTGGAATAGGATAAAAGTAGCTATGGACAAGAGTGGCTATGGTTTTGATTCAGGATCGTGCAAGTTCAATATTCACTATTCAGAGAAATCACCTTCCAAGCTTGGG CCTGGAAAATACAACTATCTTGCTCGACCTATTAAATTTttccatcttatggaagagcTATTTGGAGAATCTGCCAAAGCTAATGGATCCTTGGCTATTGACCAGTGCACTGTGGATGCTAAAGATGATAATAATAGATCAGGGAGTGATGAAGTATATACTCCTGAACATGCTGAGAATGATTCAGACACTATTGCTCTTAGATGCACACCACTTGTAGGCTCTAGTTTCAGCATTAAACGAAAGAATAAGAAGTCGCCTGGGAAGAAGCATGTAAAGGATAATGCAAAACGTGCTAGAGCAACAGGGGATGATGAAATAGCTACAAGTATTGCTATGCTTGCCAAATCTATCGCATCAAGTTGCCCTGCAACTACAGATCCGTATGCTTCAGGTGGAAAGCATATGGATGCATTGACTAATCTGGTGTTATTTTGGGTATTTTGGACATGCTTCATGTCGTCAGCATATGAACTTGTTTATATGGTTAGGATTTTAGTATCTCGTTGTATTATTTTAGCACAATGA